A segment of the Panacibacter ginsenosidivorans genome:
TAATTCTTTTAAGATCTCTGAATGGTTGTGCTGCTTTCCATGTGGCATTTGCAAAGCGATCAAGCAATAATGCTGTATTTGAATCCAAAGTGTTAGCGACAATTTTTTCAAACCATGCTACCGGTGTTTGACCAGATTGGTTGCATAAAAAAGTAACGCCACATTCCAATGCATAAAATCCCGATAAATTGGTTGCTATTTTTTCTTCTTTTACACTTGTTAATAAGGTGCTGTTATCTTCGCTCAAAACAGGAAATACAGGAGCAGCTTCACCTTGTGAGATATAGTAAGCCTTTTCCAATACGCTTGCCATGGATACGTTATAATTAACGTCCCGTATCAGAGAATCTATTTTTTTTAATTCAGTAATAATTTGTTCCTGCATGTTATTTTCTTTTTTTGCAGTGCATAAGGGTAGACTAACAGCAAATAAAAATAAGAAGAAGTTGATATGCGTTTTCATGTTAGCATTTTCAAAAGAAATTTAATATAACTCATCTGTTTTATAAATGCTTCTTTTTGTTTAATCTCTTTTAAATACTGATTTCAACCAGCTAAAACCAAGTATTCCTGATATAAGCGAAGCAATTAATACCATAAACTTTGAACTATTAATAGTAGTTTCATTTGTGTAAGCAAGCTGTGTAATAAAAATCGACATGGTAAAACCTATACCTGCCAATAATCCTGCCCCAAATAGATGTTTCCATTTTACATCGGGCGGTAATGAGCAAACACCCGTAATTACAGCAAGAAAACAAAATAATATTATACCTGTTGGTTTGCCTGCAACAAGTCCTGATAAAATACCAATGCTGTTGTTATCCGCAAAACCTTCGTACCAGTTAACATGAATAATAATACCCGTATTAGCTAATGCAAATAATGGCATAATAATAAAAGCAACAGGTTTATGTAATACATGCTGCAGTTTATAAGAAGGAGAGCGTATACTCCCATCGCCAAAAGGTACTGCAAACGCTAACAATACTCCTGCGATAGTTGTATGCACTCCTGACTGTAACATGAAATACCACATTACAATGCCTCCTATTATGTATGGAATAAGGTTATGAATTTTTAGCCGGTTAAGCAGAAGCAAAATCCCGAAGACAAATAAAGCAATAAGAAGATTTATAACAGATAAAGTTCCTGTGTAAAAAACAGCAATAATTATTATCGCGCCAAGGTCATCAATTACGGCTAAAGCTGTTAGGAATATCTTTAAAGAAGCAGGCACTTTACTTCCAAGCAATGCAAGAATGCCTAATGAAAAAGCAATATCAGTTGCCATAGGAATGCCTGCACCGGATTGTGTTGGTGTTCTAAAATTGAAGAACAAAAAAATACAGGCGGGTATGATCATGCCGCCTAATGCACCAAGTACAGGAAGCAAAGCATTTTTTAAATTTGACAATTCGCCAACGTACAATTCTCTTTCCAGTTCCAGGCCTATCAATAAAAAGAAAATGGCCATAAGACCATCATTTATCCAATGCTCCAAACTAAGCCCAAGAATATCTGTATGCCACAAACCTATATAATCATGCTGCCAGGCAGAATTAGCAAGCGCAAGCGATAATATTGTACAAGCAACCAATACAAGCCCACCAGCTTTTTCACTATTGAAGAAATCGTTGAATAATTTTGTTAGCGCCATTATACCAGCTTAATAATGTCCTGTTGTTTTTAGAAACAATAAGATAGCCTTATTAAAATTGTTATACTATATTTTGCTCAGAAATGAAATGAACGTACAAGTGAGTGACACAATAAAAGCTTAATAGTAGTACTTAAGCCAGGCAAAGAAAAATACTAATCAAAAAGGTCGGAAGATAAATACCTGTCGCCACGATCGCAGACAATAAAAACAATAATGCCTTCTTTTAATTCCCGGGAAAGTTTTATAGCAGCATGTGCCGCACCGCCGCTGCTCATTCCACTGAAGATTGCTTCTCTTGTTGCCAATTTTTTGGCCATGTTGCGTGCATCTTTTTCATCTACTTCTATAATGCGGTCAACACGATCTCTTTCAAAAATTTTTGGCAAATATGCAATTGGCCATTTGCGTATGCCGGGTATATGCGATCCGTCTGTGGGCTGGCAGCCTACTATCTGCACAGCAGGATTTTGTTCTTTCAAATATCTTGACACACCCATGATGGTGCCTGTAGTACCCATGGCAGAAACGAAATGTGTTACTTTACCTTCTGTGTCTTTCCATATTTCCGGGCCTGTAGTGCGGTAATGCATCCGGTAATTATCTGGATTTGCAAACTGGTTTAGCATAAGGTAACCGCCTTTTGCAACCTGCTCATTCGCATAATCAATAGCGCCTTCCATAGATCTTGCCTGAGGTGTAAGCACCACTGTTGCTCCAAAGGCCTGCATAGTTAAAATCCTTTCTCTGGTTGCATCTTCGGGCATTACTAATTCTATTGGCACACCAAATAAACTTGCTATCATAGCAAGCGCAATACCCGTATTGCCACTTGTTGCTTCAATTAATTTTATGCCAGGTTTTATTTCCCCGCGATCAAGTGCACCTTTAATCATACCGTATGCTGCACGGTCTTTTACACTGCCACCGGGGTTATCCCCTTCAAGCTTGGCATAAATAGTAACATTTTTATTTACAGTAATGTTCTTTAACTCCACTATCGGTGTATTGCCAACAAGATCAAGAATGGTTGCCATAATATATTTTTTAACGCTTACTTTTCCGGCACTGCAATTTAATAATGAAATCAATGTAGTGTAAGCAAAATAATTTCGGATATAAATATTTTGATACCAGCTTCGGTAATTCTTGTTGATCTTCGTTGCGTCGCATTTCGTTCATCTGCAGACTATGAATTGAACAGGAAAAACAAAACCCTGCAAAATTTTGAATTTTGCAGGGATATCTACAAACGTTGTTACAAAAAATTATTTTAATGCAATGTATCCATTGTGGCCTGGAACTGTTGTCGGATCGCTTTTTCCTGAGGCGTCATAGCCGATTTTTTTATCGGATTTTTTTCTTTAGGATCAAGGACTATGTTATAAAACTTACCGGTACTATCATAAAGTTTATAAGTAGTATTGTTGATCCATCTTCTCACTTTATCTCCATTAGGTTGATTGGTACCTGGCTTATAATGACAAAATATCCAATCTCTTTTTGGAGTAGAGAATCCTTTTAGCTGGTTTAAAAAACTTAAGCCATCTGTTTGTCCGTAATCAGCAGGCACTGTAGCGCCTGCAGCTTCTATTGCAGTTGGCATAAAGTCAGTAAAATCTATCAGGTTATTGTTTACCTGTCCGCCTGTAACACCACCTGCAGGCCAGGAAACAATTAATGGTACATGGGTACCAAGGATTGTTGTAGTTGATTTTGCCCCTTCCTGGTAAACACCATCCTGTGTAAACCAAATATTATGAGGTGTTCCATTATCACCTACAAACATTACTATAGTATTATTGAAAAGGTTCCATGCCCTTAAAGAATCCATTAACTGCCCGATCTTTTTATCCATATATTTTACCATAGATGGGAAATAAGCTGTATCCGGAGTACTCGTTTTATTATCCCATGTGGCAAATTCAGGATCATCAGGTGTTGGTGAATACGGGTAATGACAAAGCGTTATCGGAAAGTAAACAAAGAAATTATTATTCTTATTTTGTTTTACGAAAGAAATTACACGATCAGTGAAAATATCATCCCCATAAAGATTTGCTACTAAATTATCGGGCAAATAAGTACCGTTCTCATAAATACGCGGAGTTTTATAATGCGAGCCGTTATCTCCAACAAATGCATTCCATACACTATAACCATCAAAACCGTGAGCTCTTATAGAAGCATCACCCCCGTCAAACTCCCACTTGGCAGCTACATAAGTTGCATAACCTGCACCCTGTAATACATTCGACATCATTTTTTGATTCAAGTCAAGCACTCCCCACTCTGAATAATTGCGGAAATTATATTTACCCGTCATGAACATAGTTCTTGAAGGAGAACAAAGTGGTGAACCATAACAATTGGTAAACCGCATACCTGCATTTGCCAGCTTATCAATGTTTGGCGTTTGAAAACTTTCACCTCCATCAACGGTAGGAATACCATAACCCACATCATCTGCTAGTATCAGGATGATATTTGGTTTGCCATTAGATGCTGCTTGTGATGCATCTGCTGCTGTAAGTGTTTTATCTTCCAAAGGTGAGAGTTCGCTTGCTTTGCGGCAGGATTGTAAAACCATAACCCCAACGCATAACAAAAACATGATAACCGGAAGAAAAAATAATTTTGTTTTCATTCTTTTTGGTTTAGTAGTCAGGTTAAATATTAATCTGTTAATGATGGATTCCATTAGCTTAATTTCTGCTTCTTAACTGAATAACATTGCAGGTTTACTTTTGTTATTTTGTTTCATGTGAACGAATATTTTCAGCTAAAATTTAGAGCATGAATCTTCTATCGATTAATAAATAAATTCAGACAGAATATGCAGAATAATCACAGGGTATAGAGAATGTGAAAACAGATAACTGTCTATAATAGGTAAAAATAGGGTTTATTCTTAAAAATATGTAAAGGTGATTGATATATAAGTTTATCTTAATTGCAGATCTACAAGCAGTTGTCTAAGAATACTCAGTTTTTTTGCCGCCCGGATATATGTTGTACAAGAGTGCGACGCAAGGATGTTGCCATGAAAAGACAGGCTGGAGTTCAAAACACTTTTTTAGTTCAAAAGCATGATTTTATCATAAAACTAAAAACATAATATTGCGGCTGCAAAATATTGGGAAATGATTATTTGTTATTTTGAATGA
Coding sequences within it:
- the nhaA gene encoding Na+/H+ antiporter NhaA gives rise to the protein MALTKLFNDFFNSEKAGGLVLVACTILSLALANSAWQHDYIGLWHTDILGLSLEHWINDGLMAIFFLLIGLELERELYVGELSNLKNALLPVLGALGGMIIPACIFLFFNFRTPTQSGAGIPMATDIAFSLGILALLGSKVPASLKIFLTALAVIDDLGAIIIIAVFYTGTLSVINLLIALFVFGILLLLNRLKIHNLIPYIIGGIVMWYFMLQSGVHTTIAGVLLAFAVPFGDGSIRSPSYKLQHVLHKPVAFIIMPLFALANTGIIIHVNWYEGFADNNSIGILSGLVAGKPTGIILFCFLAVITGVCSLPPDVKWKHLFGAGLLAGIGFTMSIFITQLAYTNETTINSSKFMVLIASLISGILGFSWLKSVFKRD
- the cysM gene encoding cysteine synthase CysM produces the protein MATILDLVGNTPIVELKNITVNKNVTIYAKLEGDNPGGSVKDRAAYGMIKGALDRGEIKPGIKLIEATSGNTGIALAMIASLFGVPIELVMPEDATRERILTMQAFGATVVLTPQARSMEGAIDYANEQVAKGGYLMLNQFANPDNYRMHYRTTGPEIWKDTEGKVTHFVSAMGTTGTIMGVSRYLKEQNPAVQIVGCQPTDGSHIPGIRKWPIAYLPKIFERDRVDRIIEVDEKDARNMAKKLATREAIFSGMSSGGAAHAAIKLSRELKEGIIVFIVCDRGDRYLSSDLFD
- a CDS encoding sulfatase-like hydrolase/transferase produces the protein MKTKLFFLPVIMFLLCVGVMVLQSCRKASELSPLEDKTLTAADASQAASNGKPNIILILADDVGYGIPTVDGGESFQTPNIDKLANAGMRFTNCYGSPLCSPSRTMFMTGKYNFRNYSEWGVLDLNQKMMSNVLQGAGYATYVAAKWEFDGGDASIRAHGFDGYSVWNAFVGDNGSHYKTPRIYENGTYLPDNLVANLYGDDIFTDRVISFVKQNKNNNFFVYFPITLCHYPYSPTPDDPEFATWDNKTSTPDTAYFPSMVKYMDKKIGQLMDSLRAWNLFNNTIVMFVGDNGTPHNIWFTQDGVYQEGAKSTTTILGTHVPLIVSWPAGGVTGGQVNNNLIDFTDFMPTAIEAAGATVPADYGQTDGLSFLNQLKGFSTPKRDWIFCHYKPGTNQPNGDKVRRWINNTTYKLYDSTGKFYNIVLDPKEKNPIKKSAMTPQEKAIRQQFQATMDTLH